Proteins encoded together in one Polaribacter reichenbachii window:
- a CDS encoding O-methyltransferase: protein MKIIEQQNIENILEQLFKDAKNDYFKMITGITKGIIRPFKPADFKNAYLSISKLQGEELKEIIINNDIKNVVEFGTSFGISTLFLAQGVLETNGNIITTELIESKAKRAIENFKNAGVYDLIDVRIGDALETLRNFNGNIDLLFLDGWKDLYLPLFQMLAYNFNSNTIIYVDNADMSEPKDFLKTIAKTGKYDFESKHDGKAVLITLKK from the coding sequence ATGAAGATTATAGAACAACAAAACATAGAAAATATATTAGAGCAGCTTTTTAAAGATGCTAAAAACGATTATTTTAAAATGATTACTGGTATCACAAAAGGAATTATTAGACCTTTTAAACCAGCAGATTTTAAAAACGCATATTTATCAATATCTAAATTACAAGGTGAAGAGTTAAAAGAAATCATCATTAATAATGATATTAAAAACGTTGTTGAATTTGGTACTTCTTTTGGCATATCAACATTATTTTTAGCACAAGGTGTACTTGAAACAAATGGAAATATTATAACTACAGAATTAATAGAATCTAAAGCAAAAAGAGCGATAGAAAATTTTAAAAATGCCGGGGTTTACGATTTGATTGATGTTAGAATTGGAGATGCTTTAGAAACCTTAAGAAATTTTAATGGAAATATAGATTTGCTTTTTTTAGATGGATGGAAAGACTTGTACTTACCATTATTTCAAATGTTAGCGTATAATTTTAATAGTAATACTATTATTTATGTTGATAATGCTGATATGTCTGAACCTAAAGATTTTCTAAAAACAATCGCAAAAACAGGTAAATACGATTTCGAATCAAAACACGATGGAAAAGCGGTATTAATAACTTTAAAAAAATAA
- the nfsB gene encoding oxygen-insensitive NAD(P)H nitroreductase, with protein MNLKETLNWRYTTKEFNPSKKISDADMAEVKNLLRMSPSSVNLQPWHFIVAETTEGKERIAKGTQGFFSFNKPKVINAAAVVLFCVKTDADDAYYQHIADTEDKDGRFPNEDIKNGFLGAVKTFAGIHKYDLKDLQHWMEKQVYLNIGSFLLGVASLGIDATPMEGIDVKALDEEFGLREKGYSALVAVSLGYRAESDFNSTEKTPKSRLSEHELFTEI; from the coding sequence ATGAATTTAAAAGAAACATTAAACTGGAGGTACACAACCAAAGAATTTAACCCAAGTAAAAAAATATCTGATGCAGATATGGCAGAGGTTAAAAACTTATTAAGAATGAGTCCTTCTAGTGTAAACTTACAACCTTGGCATTTTATAGTTGCAGAAACTACAGAAGGTAAAGAAAGAATAGCAAAAGGTACGCAAGGTTTTTTTAGTTTTAACAAACCTAAAGTTATCAATGCTGCTGCTGTGGTATTATTTTGTGTAAAAACAGATGCAGATGATGCATATTATCAACATATTGCAGATACAGAAGATAAAGATGGTAGGTTTCCTAATGAAGATATTAAAAACGGATTTTTAGGTGCTGTAAAAACATTTGCAGGCATTCATAAATACGATTTAAAAGATTTACAACATTGGATGGAAAAACAAGTTTATTTAAACATTGGTAGCTTTTTATTAGGGGTGGCAAGTTTAGGAATCGATGCTACACCAATGGAAGGAATTGATGTAAAAGCTTTAGACGAAGAATTCGGATTAAGAGAAAAAGGTTACTCCGCTTTAGTAGCAGTTTCTTTAGGTTATAGAGCAGAATCTGATTTTAATTCTACAGAAAAAACGCCTAAATCTAGATTATCAGAGCACGAATTATTTACTGAAATATAA
- a CDS encoding type 1 glutamine amidotransferase domain-containing protein produces MFKKYPIVKKVLLFLLSLLVILVCFGFWFVSLLPSTNLNIENTTVKDLPYLSENVLPKKGKILAVVTSTKTIGTTGKKTGYELTELSRAYYVFKANGYQVDVASTLGGKPRVIIDNDDMGAYDFAFLNDKIAQQKTNNTIAMKDVIADNYDAIYFVGGKGAMFDFPNDKSIQNIVKEYYESNKVIGAVCHGPAALVNVRLTNGNHLLENKSVSGFTNEEELLLIPDAKSIFPFLLQEKLTEQGANFNKGEMYLEQISQDKNLITGQNPWSTWALAEKMIEQLGNTPKKRMVTAEENAIKVLSIYSKEGKQKAKNAIENMINLENKSIDRMLLAQHTIVSVMKVEIGDFFNILNLLSFTKSCDSKIEKK; encoded by the coding sequence ATGTTTAAAAAATACCCAATTGTAAAAAAGGTTTTACTTTTTTTGTTATCACTTTTAGTAATATTAGTATGTTTTGGTTTTTGGTTTGTGAGTTTATTACCATCTACGAATCTAAATATAGAAAATACCACAGTTAAAGATTTACCTTATTTATCAGAAAACGTTTTACCCAAAAAAGGAAAAATTTTAGCAGTGGTTACCAGTACAAAAACCATAGGAACTACAGGCAAAAAAACAGGTTATGAATTAACTGAATTATCAAGAGCATATTATGTATTTAAAGCCAATGGTTATCAAGTAGATGTTGCAAGCACTTTAGGTGGTAAACCTAGAGTTATTATCGATAATGATGATATGGGCGCGTATGATTTTGCTTTTTTAAATGATAAAATTGCCCAACAAAAAACAAATAATACCATAGCAATGAAAGATGTAATTGCAGACAATTACGATGCTATTTATTTTGTTGGTGGTAAAGGTGCAATGTTCGATTTTCCTAATGATAAATCAATTCAAAATATTGTAAAAGAGTATTACGAATCAAATAAAGTAATTGGTGCTGTTTGTCATGGCCCTGCAGCTTTGGTAAATGTAAGGTTGACAAATGGTAATCATTTGTTAGAAAATAAGTCTGTAAGTGGTTTTACAAATGAAGAGGAGTTACTTTTAATTCCTGATGCAAAATCTATTTTTCCATTTTTATTACAAGAAAAACTAACTGAACAAGGTGCTAATTTTAATAAAGGCGAAATGTATTTAGAACAAATAAGTCAAGATAAAAACTTAATTACAGGTCAAAATCCTTGGTCTACTTGGGCTTTAGCAGAAAAAATGATAGAACAACTTGGTAATACACCAAAGAAAAGAATGGTAACTGCAGAAGAAAATGCAATTAAAGTTTTATCCATTTATAGTAAAGAGGGCAAACAGAAAGCAAAAAATGCTATCGAAAATATGATAAATTTAGAAAACAAATCCATAGACAGAATGTTATTAGCACAACATACAATTGTTTCAGTAATGAAAGTAGAGATTGGCGATTTTTTCAATATTTTAAATTTACTTTCATTTACTAAAAGTTGCGATTCTAAAATAGAGAAAAAATAA
- a CDS encoding LytR/AlgR family response regulator transcription factor — translation MKCIIVDDEKMAREIIKSLCTEFNNLDIVDDFSNAIQAIKFLNENSVDLIFLDIHMPDFSGLDFIKSLKNPPKIILTTSDPNFALQAFEYDFIVDYLLKPIEPSRFKKAITKAENKRIQTISTSKKTNDVSNDFYVNINRRLIKIDLPSIYLVEAKGDYIQIKTEDKNYIVHSTLKKIEEKLPESLFLKVHRSYVINIKKIIDIEDNSVLIKKEVIPISRSKRPELMKRLDLL, via the coding sequence ATGAAATGTATAATTGTTGATGATGAAAAAATGGCCAGAGAAATTATAAAATCGCTCTGTACAGAATTTAATAATTTAGATATTGTTGATGATTTTTCGAATGCAATACAAGCCATAAAATTTTTAAACGAAAATTCGGTAGATTTAATATTTTTAGATATTCATATGCCAGATTTTAGTGGTTTAGATTTTATAAAATCTTTGAAAAATCCGCCTAAAATTATACTAACAACTTCAGATCCTAATTTTGCTTTACAAGCTTTTGAGTACGATTTTATTGTTGATTATTTGCTAAAACCAATTGAGCCATCCCGTTTTAAAAAGGCAATAACAAAAGCAGAAAACAAAAGAATACAAACAATTTCTACAAGTAAAAAAACAAACGATGTTTCTAATGATTTTTATGTAAACATTAATAGACGTCTTATTAAAATTGATTTACCTTCTATTTATTTAGTAGAAGCTAAAGGAGATTATATACAAATTAAAACAGAAGATAAAAATTATATTGTACATTCTACCTTAAAAAAGATAGAAGAAAAATTACCAGAATCTCTCTTCTTAAAAGTGCATCGTTCTTATGTTATTAATATCAAGAAAATTATTGATATCGAAGATAATAGTGTTTTAATTAAAAAAGAAGTAATACCCATAAGTAGGTCTAAAAGACCAGAATTAATGAAACGTTTAGATTTACTTTAG
- a CDS encoding ABC transporter ATP-binding protein produces the protein MSKILKINDLEKTYTSGSKQLTVLNNISFSVEKGSVFSIVGPSGSGKTTLLGLCAGLDYPTAGTVELCGTALHDLNEDERAALRNKNVGFIFQNFQLLPTLTALENVIVPLELQGDKNASKTGIELLTKVGLGDRLHHYPTQLSGGEQQRVALARAFSNKPAILFADEPTGNLDEETGEKVIQLLFELNKEAGTTLVIITHDLDLANRTQQILRLRGGKIVSNEKTVVV, from the coding sequence ATGTCAAAGATATTAAAGATTAATGATTTAGAGAAGACATATACAAGTGGTTCTAAACAATTAACAGTATTGAACAATATTTCTTTTTCAGTAGAAAAAGGAAGTGTTTTTTCTATTGTAGGGCCTTCTGGTAGTGGAAAAACCACACTGTTAGGTTTATGTGCTGGTTTAGATTATCCTACAGCAGGTACAGTAGAATTATGTGGTACTGCTTTACACGATTTAAATGAAGATGAACGAGCAGCTTTGCGTAATAAAAATGTAGGTTTTATTTTTCAGAACTTTCAATTATTACCCACTTTAACAGCTTTAGAAAATGTAATTGTTCCTTTAGAATTACAAGGCGATAAAAATGCTTCAAAAACAGGAATTGAACTTTTAACAAAAGTAGGTTTGGGTGATAGATTGCATCATTACCCAACGCAATTATCTGGTGGTGAGCAACAAAGAGTTGCTTTGGCAAGAGCTTTTTCTAACAAACCTGCCATTTTATTTGCAGATGAACCAACTGGTAATTTAGACGAAGAAACTGGCGAAAAAGTAATTCAATTGTTGTTTGAATTAAACAAAGAAGCTGGTACAACTTTAGTAATCATTACACACGATTTAGATTTGGCAAACCGAACCCAACAAATTTTACGCTTAAGAGGTGGTAAGATTGTATCTAATGAAAAAACAGTTGTAGTTTAA
- a CDS encoding arylesterase: protein MLKLKNNHLLKNSNNQSRTIFLKFCYFSLALLLFSCKSDAPKSDNTSKTIETETKTTVVATTSKRVVFFGDSLTAGYGLDDVENAFPGFIQQKIDSLGLKYIVVNSGISGETTSGGKNRIDWVLNQKPDVFILELGANDGLRGVNLSETKNNLQFIVDAVKTKYPDTKIVLAGMQIPPNMGQDYTSEFKNIFPDLAKKNNLTLVPFLLENVGGIPSLNQSDGIHPTKEGHKILASNVWEVLLPVLK from the coding sequence ATGCTGAAACTGAAAAATAATCATTTGTTAAAGAATAGCAACAATCAAAGCCGTACAATTTTCTTAAAATTCTGTTATTTTTCTTTAGCATTACTGCTATTTTCTTGTAAATCTGATGCTCCTAAATCAGATAATACATCAAAAACAATTGAAACTGAAACAAAAACTACTGTTGTAGCAACTACCTCTAAAAGAGTCGTTTTTTTTGGTGATAGTTTAACTGCGGGTTATGGTTTAGATGATGTAGAAAATGCTTTTCCTGGTTTTATTCAACAGAAAATAGATAGTTTAGGGTTGAAATACATAGTTGTTAATTCTGGAATTAGTGGAGAAACAACTTCTGGTGGAAAAAACAGAATTGATTGGGTTTTGAATCAGAAACCTGATGTTTTTATTTTAGAATTAGGTGCCAATGATGGTTTGCGAGGTGTAAATTTATCAGAAACAAAAAACAATTTACAGTTTATAGTAGATGCTGTAAAAACAAAATATCCAGACACCAAAATTGTTTTAGCTGGTATGCAAATTCCGCCAAATATGGGACAAGATTATACTTCTGAATTTAAAAACATTTTCCCTGATTTGGCCAAAAAGAATAACTTAACCTTAGTTCCATTTTTACTAGAAAATGTTGGTGGTATTCCTTCTTTAAATCAATCTGATGGAATTCACCCTACAAAAGAAGGTCATAAAATTTTGGCCAGCAATGTTTGGGAAGTTTTATTACCTGTTTTAAAATAA
- a CDS encoding ABC transporter permease, with translation MAWRDGKASLSRLMLFMASIILGIAAVVSIQLFSENLKDNIKKQSKSLMGADFIIDSRKKPSEKVQKIIDSLGADASEVNFVSMAAFPEKDGTKLVKVRALQGDFPFYGELTTSPVNAGKTYQELGGALVDATLLLQFNLAVGDSIKLGKVSFPIMGALKSIPGSTAISSSIAPSVLIPYRLLEKTELLQLGSRTEYQYFFKAPEMDLDLLDKTIDPILDDENADLDTHTSTSRNLGRRYDNVGRFLNLVAFIALLLGCIGIASSVHIYIKEKLKNVAVLKCLGASRKQSFFIYMIQILGIGLIGGIVGAAIGIGLQFLFPYILQEFLPFSVEVSISVQPILMGIILGILMSVLFALLPLLGTWYVSPLEVLRGQEENQQKPKKARILVILAILLFIFLFSFWMLKSALNGLLFTIGIFITFAIVAGVSNVFINLIKKFFPSSWGFISRQSLLNLFRPNNQTMVLVVAIGLGTFLISTLYFTKDILLAKTSIENKKTDANIILMDVQSSQEKALIQNFESKGLEVIDNIPIITMRMHSIRGKLANEIRKDTTVKMRRWMLNREFRVTYRDHLVETEELLEGEFTGNFKGEQPVPISISESIARDAKLKLGDKVTFNIQGVLMNTKVGSIRKVDWSSMQVNFLILFPAGVLEKAPQFNVMTTYAADEESSADLQRDLVKNFPNITILDLRQVFTIVEDILDKISWIINFMAFFSILTGFIVLIGSVRNSKYQRIKESVLLRTLGAKSKQILQITALEYMYLGLLGSLTGILLSLVGSQLLATLLFKEPFVPSAIPFLVFLPGITVLVVIIGLSNLKSVLQSPPLEVLRKEV, from the coding sequence ATGGCATGGAGAGATGGTAAAGCCAGTCTTTCTAGGTTAATGCTGTTTATGGCATCTATCATTTTAGGTATTGCAGCTGTGGTTTCTATTCAGTTGTTTAGCGAAAATTTAAAAGACAATATTAAAAAGCAATCCAAATCTTTAATGGGTGCCGATTTTATTATTGATAGCAGAAAAAAACCATCAGAAAAAGTACAGAAAATAATCGATTCTTTAGGCGCAGATGCTTCTGAAGTCAATTTTGTTTCTATGGCAGCTTTTCCAGAAAAAGACGGAACTAAATTAGTTAAAGTAAGAGCTTTACAAGGTGATTTTCCTTTTTATGGTGAATTAACTACATCCCCAGTAAATGCGGGTAAAACCTATCAAGAATTAGGTGGTGCTTTAGTTGATGCAACTTTATTATTACAATTTAATTTAGCTGTTGGAGATTCTATAAAACTAGGTAAAGTTTCTTTTCCAATTATGGGTGCTTTAAAATCGATTCCTGGTAGTACAGCTATTTCATCTTCTATAGCACCATCTGTGTTAATTCCTTATCGACTTTTAGAAAAAACGGAATTGCTACAATTAGGCAGTAGAACAGAATATCAATACTTTTTTAAAGCTCCAGAAATGGATTTAGATCTGTTAGACAAAACAATAGATCCTATTTTAGATGATGAAAATGCTGATTTAGATACACACACGAGCACCAGTAGAAATCTAGGTAGAAGATATGATAATGTTGGTCGTTTTTTAAATCTTGTAGCCTTTATTGCACTTTTATTAGGTTGTATTGGTATTGCAAGTTCTGTACATATTTACATTAAAGAAAAATTAAAAAACGTAGCTGTTTTAAAGTGTTTGGGTGCTTCTAGAAAACAATCTTTCTTTATTTATATGATTCAAATTTTAGGAATTGGATTAATAGGAGGTATCGTTGGTGCAGCAATTGGTATTGGCTTACAATTTCTATTTCCTTATATTTTACAAGAGTTTTTACCATTTAGTGTAGAAGTTTCTATCTCTGTTCAACCTATTTTAATGGGGATTATTCTTGGTATTTTAATGTCGGTTTTATTTGCCTTATTGCCTTTGTTAGGTACTTGGTATGTTTCGCCCTTAGAAGTTTTAAGAGGACAAGAAGAAAATCAGCAGAAACCTAAAAAAGCAAGAATATTAGTAATTTTAGCCATTCTATTATTTATCTTTTTATTTTCCTTTTGGATGTTAAAAAGTGCTTTAAATGGATTGCTATTTACCATCGGGATTTTCATCACTTTTGCAATTGTTGCAGGAGTTTCTAATGTATTTATCAATCTAATTAAAAAGTTTTTTCCTAGTTCTTGGGGTTTTATAAGCAGACAAAGTTTACTGAATTTATTCAGACCTAATAATCAAACAATGGTGTTAGTTGTAGCCATTGGTTTGGGTACTTTTTTAATTAGTACGTTGTATTTTACTAAGGATATTTTATTGGCAAAAACATCCATAGAAAACAAAAAGACGGATGCGAATATTATTTTGATGGATGTGCAAAGTTCTCAAGAAAAAGCATTGATACAGAATTTTGAAAGTAAGGGTTTAGAGGTAATTGATAACATACCAATTATTACAATGCGTATGCACAGTATTCGTGGCAAATTAGCCAACGAAATTAGAAAAGATACGACTGTTAAAATGCGTAGATGGATGTTAAATCGAGAATTTAGAGTTACGTATAGAGATCATTTAGTGGAAACTGAAGAACTATTAGAAGGTGAGTTTACTGGTAATTTTAAGGGTGAGCAACCTGTACCAATTTCCATATCAGAAAGTATTGCAAGAGATGCCAAATTAAAACTCGGTGATAAAGTTACTTTTAACATTCAGGGTGTTTTGATGAACACAAAAGTAGGTAGTATTAGAAAAGTAGATTGGAGTAGTATGCAAGTAAACTTTTTAATTCTTTTTCCTGCAGGTGTTTTAGAAAAAGCACCACAATTTAATGTAATGACAACCTATGCAGCAGATGAAGAGAGTTCAGCAGATTTACAACGAGATTTAGTAAAAAACTTTCCAAATATTACCATTTTAGATTTACGCCAAGTGTTTACCATTGTAGAAGATATTCTAGATAAAATTTCTTGGATTATCAATTTTATGGCATTTTTTAGCATTCTAACTGGCTTTATTGTCTTGATAGGTTCTGTGAGAAACAGTAAATATCAACGCATAAAAGAAAGTGTTTTATTAAGAACATTAGGTGCTAAAAGTAAGCAGATTTTACAAATCACAGCTTTAGAATATATGTATTTAGGCTTGTTGGGGAGCTTAACAGGTATTTTATTGTCTTTAGTTGGTAGCCAATTATTAGCTACATTATTGTTTAAAGAACCTTTTGTGCCATCTGCAATTCCGTTTTTGGTTTTTCTGCCAGGCATCACAGTTTTAGTGGTAATTATTGGGTTAAGTAATTTAAAATCGGTTTTACAAAGTCCGCCTTTAGAAGTTTTAAGAAAAGAGGTTTAA
- a CDS encoding helix-turn-helix domain-containing protein, producing the protein MAFRIGKSIMLNFGDNLEPTFIIIGLALLLLIGPFLRGYMLVMTNPNFKLSKQYLVELLPFVMIFIASFFADKNDINNPTTVIVFGSIIIFIYLHFATYIFIAIKIVLRLKYQLNNSLQTKSQKAILDWLTFLVIGFVVIWVSYFLNIIEDAVPYIIGPIMYSIVIYFLSYKAYLLKITDIDGEVFKVNENAILFKEISNLVIANKMYLNADVSLTSLSKLIGVTTQKTSEIINQYAQKNFNDFINSYRIEVAKNLLNDSKNDNLTIASIAFDAGFSSLSSFNTAFKKFVGATPSSFRKSNN; encoded by the coding sequence ATGGCTTTTAGAATTGGCAAATCAATAATGCTAAATTTTGGAGATAATTTAGAGCCCACATTTATAATTATTGGTTTGGCATTACTCTTATTGATTGGTCCTTTTTTAAGAGGATATATGTTAGTTATGACTAATCCTAATTTTAAATTAAGCAAGCAGTATTTAGTAGAATTATTGCCTTTTGTAATGATATTTATCGCAAGTTTCTTTGCGGATAAAAATGATATAAATAATCCTACAACTGTTATTGTTTTTGGTAGTATTATAATTTTTATTTATCTGCATTTTGCAACTTATATTTTTATTGCTATTAAAATTGTATTGCGTCTAAAATATCAATTAAACAATAGTTTACAAACCAAATCTCAAAAAGCAATTTTAGATTGGTTAACCTTTTTAGTGATAGGTTTTGTAGTAATTTGGGTTTCGTATTTCTTAAATATTATAGAAGATGCTGTTCCTTATATTATAGGTCCAATAATGTATTCTATTGTTATTTATTTTTTAAGTTATAAAGCATATTTACTAAAAATTACTGATATTGATGGAGAGGTTTTTAAAGTAAATGAAAATGCTATATTATTTAAAGAAATTTCTAATTTGGTGATTGCCAATAAAATGTATTTAAATGCTGATGTTTCTTTAACTAGTTTAAGTAAATTAATAGGGGTAACCACTCAGAAAACTTCAGAAATTATTAATCAATATGCGCAAAAGAACTTTAACGATTTTATAAACTCTTATAGAATTGAGGTTGCAAAAAATCTTTTGAATGATTCAAAAAATGATAATTTAACCATTGCTTCCATTGCATTTGATGCTGGTTTTAGCAGTTTATCTTCTTTTAATACAGCTTTTAAAAAATTTGTTGGTGCTACACCTTCATCCTTTAGGAAAAGTAATAATTAA
- a CDS encoding AraC family transcriptional regulator encodes MNTLPKVAYNSSIKLDIEVMTFDEMHQKLTKTNNHNPFLPHKIQFYIILVITEGNYDHFVDFKFYNLKKGDILFIAKNQVHHFTENFKETAGFAIILNSDFLEQNYFLSKSVNLNRLYNYHLETPVLEIDESLENNFINIVQNLYSEYQQENDFAKNEMLRSYLHIFLLKSERIKEQLSEKNIKNRWLDVFNQFKNLLEKEYVKTRSSRFYADKLFVSYKFLNDVVKQLTSKTVKAFIDDFVTTEIKRYLLSTSLSIKEISYKTGFEEPANMIKFFKKNAKITPFKFRQKN; translated from the coding sequence ATGAATACATTACCAAAAGTTGCATATAATTCAAGTATAAAATTAGACATTGAAGTAATGACTTTTGATGAAATGCATCAAAAACTAACCAAAACCAACAATCACAATCCTTTTTTACCACATAAAATTCAGTTTTACATTATTCTTGTAATTACTGAAGGAAATTATGATCACTTTGTAGATTTTAAGTTTTATAATCTTAAAAAGGGAGACATCTTATTCATTGCAAAAAATCAGGTGCATCATTTTACTGAAAACTTTAAAGAAACAGCTGGTTTTGCTATTATTTTAAATAGCGATTTTTTAGAACAAAACTACTTTTTGTCTAAGAGTGTTAATTTAAATAGGTTATATAATTACCATTTAGAAACACCAGTTTTAGAAATAGATGAAAGTTTAGAAAATAATTTTATAAATATTGTGCAAAATCTATATTCAGAATATCAGCAAGAAAATGATTTTGCTAAAAATGAAATGTTACGTTCTTATCTGCATATTTTTTTATTAAAATCAGAAAGAATAAAAGAGCAATTATCAGAAAAAAACATTAAAAATCGTTGGTTAGATGTTTTTAATCAATTTAAAAATTTACTTGAAAAAGAATATGTAAAAACAAGAAGTTCTAGGTTTTATGCTGATAAATTGTTTGTTTCATATAAATTTTTGAACGATGTTGTTAAACAGTTAACTAGCAAAACTGTAAAAGCTTTTATAGACGATTTTGTAACTACAGAAATAAAAAGATATTTACTTTCTACATCCTTATCAATAAAAGAAATTAGTTATAAAACGGGTTTTGAAGAACCTGCAAATATGATTAAGTTTTTTAAGAAAAACGCTAAAATCACACCATTTAAATTTAGACAAAAGAATTAG
- a CDS encoding AraC family transcriptional regulator, with the protein MPRTIIENIVIQQYKNQTFFEFCKYTTIRFFEIVYFEKGTGTIKINGKTVNYTPNSVFVFIPDDIYIVNPDTTTSTVAIKFLKSFFRNTSSQNVNLPVNDWFRKIEEILNSESHELREMQFETDADRAHLVALVNMVAIEYLNKQSFDIFIIQNSLSVILHLIARNIQYTNTTNTVKELKSSKIQQIINYIHSNIYNAELLSTKSLAEEFYMADNYISEYFKKHTEVSLKKYIINYKLKLVETRLKYTDLQYTEIAAELGFTDSSHLNKTFQSYKGMTISAYKASIS; encoded by the coding sequence ATGCCAAGAACAATAATCGAAAATATTGTAATTCAACAATACAAAAACCAAACTTTTTTTGAGTTTTGTAAATATACCACCATTCGTTTTTTTGAAATCGTGTATTTCGAAAAAGGCACAGGTACCATAAAAATAAATGGTAAAACAGTAAACTATACACCAAATAGCGTTTTTGTCTTTATTCCTGATGATATTTATATCGTAAATCCAGATACCACAACTTCTACAGTAGCCATAAAGTTTTTAAAAAGTTTTTTTAGAAATACAAGTTCCCAAAATGTAAACCTACCTGTAAATGACTGGTTTCGTAAAATCGAAGAAATTTTAAATAGCGAAAGTCACGAACTTCGAGAAATGCAATTCGAAACAGATGCAGACAGAGCACATTTAGTGGCTTTGGTAAATATGGTGGCTATAGAATATTTAAATAAACAATCTTTCGATATTTTTATCATTCAAAATTCATTGTCTGTAATTTTACATTTAATTGCCAGAAACATACAGTATACCAATACTACTAATACTGTAAAAGAATTAAAATCATCTAAGATTCAGCAAATCATCAACTATATTCATTCTAATATTTATAATGCAGAGTTGTTGTCTACTAAAAGTTTAGCAGAAGAATTTTACATGGCAGACAATTATATTAGTGAGTATTTTAAAAAGCATACAGAAGTATCTTTAAAGAAATACATTATCAACTATAAATTAAAACTAGTAGAAACCCGTTTAAAATATACTGATTTACAATATACAGAAATTGCAGCAGAACTAGGTTTTACAGATTCTAGTCATCTAAACAAAACTTTTCAAAGTTATAAAGGGATGACTATTAGTGCTTATAAGGCAAGCATTTCCTAA
- a CDS encoding winged helix-turn-helix transcriptional regulator, producing the protein MYKLNGKEYPCCASLTMGFIGGKWKTVILYHLRKDTLRYNELRKQIPTVTERTLSLQLKTLEEDGLIKRKVYTSKPPLKVEYSLTDFGKTLVPVVQAIADWGVATVQEKGEIL; encoded by the coding sequence ATGTATAAATTAAATGGAAAAGAATACCCATGTTGCGCTAGTTTAACAATGGGATTTATTGGTGGAAAGTGGAAAACGGTTATTTTATATCATTTAAGAAAAGACACGCTTAGATATAATGAATTAAGAAAACAAATACCTACTGTAACCGAACGTACTTTAAGCTTACAGCTAAAAACACTAGAAGAAGATGGCTTAATTAAACGAAAAGTATATACCTCTAAACCACCTTTAAAAGTGGAATATTCTTTAACCGATTTTGGAAAAACATTAGTACCTGTAGTGCAAGCTATTGCTGATTGGGGTGTAGCAACTGTGCAAGAAAAAGGTGAAATTTTGTAA
- a CDS encoding ferric reductase, which yields MKFIKNNYGWIIVAILATLPVLPLSNMLSTAITEGIASTKGEKAVSMLYHISGEFAIRWMTAVLTCTPFFILFGVTNLYVRQAMGIATGVWSFLHFIIFIWADGFLETFTQVNYIAGFIAVLILIPLFFTSNRKSMKKLKKNWKKLQSYAYLAIFLSLLHIAILEKTYLIYAIIVGLGFIIRIPTIKNKFLKRRAK from the coding sequence ATGAAGTTTATCAAAAATAATTATGGATGGATCATTGTAGCCATTTTAGCAACATTACCAGTATTACCACTTTCTAATATGCTAAGCACTGCAATTACAGAAGGTATAGCAAGCACAAAAGGAGAAAAAGCAGTGAGTATGTTGTACCATATTTCTGGTGAATTTGCCATAAGATGGATGACAGCAGTACTAACTTGTACTCCGTTTTTTATATTATTTGGTGTAACCAATTTATATGTAAGGCAAGCAATGGGAATTGCAACCGGAGTTTGGAGTTTTCTACATTTTATCATTTTTATTTGGGCAGATGGATTTTTAGAAACCTTTACTCAAGTAAACTATATAGCAGGTTTTATTGCAGTTTTAATATTGATTCCTTTGTTTTTTACATCCAACAGAAAATCAATGAAAAAACTTAAAAAGAACTGGAAAAAACTACAATCTTATGCCTATTTAGCCATCTTTTTAAGTTTATTACACATTGCAATTCTAGAAAAAACCTATTTAATTTATGCAATTATTGTTGGTTTAGGTTTTATCATCAGAATACCAACAATTAAAAATAAGTTCTTAAAAAGACGTGCAAAATAA